In Chloroflexota bacterium, a single window of DNA contains:
- a CDS encoding 3-isopropylmalate dehydrogenase → MHNIALIPGDGTGPEVTAEALKVLEAAAQVGGFTYDTTTLDFGGERYLRTGETLPDGAIDDLRQFDAIFLGAIGHPDVLPGILEKNILLRIRFELDQYINLRPVKLYPNVETPLAGKGPEDIDFIIVRENTEGIYTGMGGVQYAGTPNEVSTQIHCTTYHGASRCVRYAFELTRARARTNQLHLVAKTNVLTYVHGTWWRAFNEIGDADFPDITRDYAHVDAATMWMVKNPEWFDVVVTENLFGDIITDLGAMIQGGMGIAAGGNVNPEGVSMFEPIGGSAPKYTGQGVINPLAAINAMQMLLDDIGEHAAAQRVESAVVEALESGRFESMSAGRMGMSTSEAGDYVASLV, encoded by the coding sequence ATGCACAACATCGCACTGATTCCGGGTGACGGCACTGGACCGGAGGTCACCGCCGAGGCGCTGAAGGTGCTCGAGGCCGCCGCCCAGGTTGGCGGCTTCACCTACGACACCACCACCCTCGATTTCGGCGGCGAGCGCTATCTGCGCACCGGCGAAACCTTGCCGGACGGCGCCATCGACGACCTGCGCCAATTCGACGCCATCTTCCTCGGGGCCATCGGCCATCCGGACGTGCTGCCCGGCATTCTCGAGAAGAACATCCTGCTGCGGATTCGGTTCGAGCTCGACCAATACATCAACCTGCGCCCGGTGAAGCTCTACCCCAACGTGGAAACGCCGCTGGCGGGCAAGGGCCCCGAGGACATCGACTTCATCATCGTGCGTGAGAACACCGAGGGCATTTACACCGGCATGGGCGGCGTGCAGTACGCCGGCACGCCCAACGAGGTTTCCACGCAGATTCATTGCACCACCTATCACGGCGCGTCGCGCTGCGTCCGCTACGCCTTCGAACTCACCCGCGCCCGCGCGCGAACCAACCAGCTGCACCTGGTGGCGAAGACCAACGTGCTGACCTACGTGCACGGCACGTGGTGGCGCGCCTTCAACGAGATCGGCGACGCCGACTTCCCGGACATCACCCGCGACTACGCGCACGTCGACGCCGCCACCATGTGGATGGTCAAGAACCCCGAGTGGTTCGACGTCGTGGTCACCGAGAATCTGTTCGGCGACATCATCACGGACCTCGGCGCAATGATTCAGGGCGGCATGGGCATCGCCGCCGGCGGCAACGTCAACCCCGAAGGCGTCTCCATGTTCGAGCCAATCGGCGGCTCCGCGCCCAAGTACACAGGGCAGGGCGTCATCAACCCGCTGGCGGCGATCAACGCGATGCAGATGCTGCTCGACGACATCGGCGAGCATGCGGCCGCCCAGCGCGTCGAGTCCGCCGTCGTCGAGGCGCTGGAGAGCGGGCGCTTCGAGTCCATGAGCGCCGGCCGGATGGGTATGTCGACGTCCGAAGCGGGCGACTACGTCGCGAGCCTCGTCTAG
- a CDS encoding DciA family protein → MARRRSGQARPLADLLAELGERSDMRYGRRRLDTTEAIEGALQAVLGDDAAARCQPAGYVGTTAILACRSNASAQIVAMYLPQIMDDVRRRVAHADVQELRLTVAPEYWAAV, encoded by the coding sequence ATGGCCCGGCGTAGATCGGGCCAGGCCCGGCCGCTCGCCGATCTGCTGGCCGAGCTCGGCGAGCGCTCCGACATGCGCTACGGCCGCCGTCGGCTCGACACCACCGAAGCGATCGAAGGCGCCCTGCAGGCGGTCTTGGGCGACGACGCGGCCGCTCGCTGCCAGCCGGCCGGCTACGTGGGGACGACCGCGATTCTGGCCTGCCGATCGAACGCGTCCGCCCAGATCGTGGCCATGTACCTGCCCCAGATCATGGACGACGTACGCCGCCGCGTGGCCCACGCCGACGTGCAAGAGCTGCGTTTGACCGTGGCGCCCGAGTACTGGGCAGCGGTCTAG
- a CDS encoding DNA replication/repair protein RecF: MHVVTLNLLNFRNYARLDLELPVGPLVVQGGNAQGKSNLLDAVHILATGRSMRGGPEAAWINVDAPDEAHFARIRAQVQGASGEERLELVVARTSAGGGVRRRVRIGGAARRLADLPGRLQAVSFAPADLTLLTGPPRERRRWLDMALAQLDRDYVSTLADYEVVLTRRNALLRRIRAGHGRPPELDFWDARLAPLAVQVVRRREDFVKAMQPLLAAEYAQITDDPSLAVSYAATATAADPSEHVEALRQARTGDVERGVTSLGPHRDDLALHLGTHLLASFGSRGQLRLAGVALKLAQFELAQRRTGERPVLLLDDVAAELDPHHRRLLLERLTPSAQTIVTTADPAGLDAALLDRAAHLVVERGCIRATHGPA, encoded by the coding sequence ATGCATGTCGTCACGCTGAATCTGCTCAACTTTCGCAACTACGCGCGGCTTGATCTCGAGTTGCCGGTCGGCCCGCTCGTGGTTCAAGGGGGCAATGCCCAGGGCAAGAGCAATCTGCTGGACGCGGTGCACATCCTGGCGACCGGCCGCAGCATGCGCGGTGGGCCCGAGGCCGCCTGGATCAACGTCGATGCGCCGGACGAGGCGCATTTCGCGCGCATCCGGGCGCAGGTCCAGGGGGCGTCCGGGGAGGAGCGCTTGGAGCTCGTGGTCGCTCGAACGAGCGCCGGCGGCGGCGTGCGACGCCGGGTGCGCATCGGCGGGGCCGCTCGACGCCTGGCCGATCTGCCGGGCCGCCTGCAGGCCGTCAGCTTTGCGCCGGCGGACTTGACGCTGCTCACCGGACCGCCGCGGGAGCGGCGGCGGTGGCTGGACATGGCGCTGGCGCAACTCGATCGCGACTACGTATCGACGCTCGCCGACTACGAAGTGGTGCTCACGCGGCGAAACGCGTTGCTCCGCCGTATCCGCGCCGGGCACGGACGGCCGCCGGAGCTGGACTTCTGGGACGCGCGCCTCGCCCCGCTCGCGGTACAGGTCGTTCGGCGGCGGGAGGACTTCGTGAAGGCCATGCAACCGCTGCTCGCGGCGGAGTATGCGCAGATCACCGACGATCCATCCCTTGCCGTCAGCTACGCCGCCACGGCGACGGCCGCGGATCCCTCGGAGCACGTGGAGGCCCTGCGTCAGGCGCGAACCGGCGACGTCGAGCGCGGGGTGACCAGCCTGGGGCCGCATCGCGACGACCTCGCGCTCCACCTCGGCACGCACCTGCTGGCCAGTTTCGGCTCGCGCGGCCAGCTACGCTTGGCGGGGGTGGCACTCAAGTTGGCCCAATTCGAGCTTGCCCAGCGACGAACCGGTGAACGCCCGGTGCTGCTGCTCGACGACGTGGCCGCTGAGCTGGACCCGCACCACCGGCGTCTGCTGCTGGAACGCCTGACACCGTCGGCGCAGACCATCGTCACCACTGCCGATCCGGCCGGGCTGGACGCGGCGCTGCTCGACCGCGCGGCACATCTGGTGGTCGAACGCGGCTGCATTCGGGCCACGCATGGCCCGGCGTAG
- a CDS encoding polysaccharide deacetylase family protein, translating into MTDDRDDAQAHVERWRGLSGIPVEAAFLHAYRSAGAARELGYPLTPGVFLDDSLLQYFTHGRLESPGRSRPWPVGVPRRTNLGEHMARALAGAEAAPESLGVFEAALETPELRAGAGASVGAPITWRGAPTRLFQREIVRLMPVSPGTRRPVRGNLGELFVGLTVDERARGEGGPSPIDRPVIPAPEPVVAPVLTYHHTRGADAFREHLTALLNEGLEPISFDHLVAAIEGWASLPPRAFALTFDDGWVGQYHDALPVLIELRVPATFFVLPGFDRHGQGHMTIDQMREVRAAGMTVGSHTLNHARLPSLIRQNLGAAQAEVVLSRADLERDVDGVDYFAYPNGLYDDDVIQLVRDSGYRAAVTTVAGMVHSLDRRFELRRVAADAWGSLAVTRRAIRQAAAIEGVESPI; encoded by the coding sequence GTGACCGACGATCGCGACGACGCCCAAGCCCACGTCGAGCGCTGGCGCGGACTGAGCGGCATTCCCGTCGAGGCGGCCTTCTTGCACGCCTATCGGAGCGCCGGCGCCGCCCGCGAGCTCGGCTATCCCCTGACGCCGGGTGTGTTTCTCGACGACAGTCTTCTCCAATATTTCACCCACGGCCGCCTGGAATCGCCTGGGCGGTCGAGGCCATGGCCCGTGGGCGTGCCGCGGCGCACGAACCTCGGCGAACACATGGCCCGCGCGCTGGCCGGCGCGGAGGCCGCGCCCGAGTCATTGGGAGTCTTCGAGGCCGCGCTGGAGACGCCTGAACTCCGCGCCGGCGCCGGCGCCAGCGTGGGCGCGCCGATCACCTGGCGCGGCGCGCCGACCCGGCTGTTTCAGCGCGAGATCGTGCGCCTCATGCCGGTGTCGCCCGGAACCCGGCGACCGGTGCGCGGCAATCTTGGCGAGCTATTCGTTGGACTCACCGTCGACGAGCGCGCCCGTGGCGAAGGCGGACCGTCGCCCATTGACCGACCGGTCATTCCAGCGCCCGAGCCGGTGGTCGCGCCCGTGCTCACCTATCACCACACGCGCGGCGCGGACGCCTTCCGAGAGCACCTCACCGCCCTGCTCAATGAGGGACTGGAGCCGATCTCCTTCGACCACCTGGTAGCGGCCATCGAGGGTTGGGCCTCGCTGCCGCCGCGCGCGTTCGCCCTGACCTTCGACGACGGGTGGGTGGGTCAATACCACGACGCGCTGCCCGTCCTGATCGAGCTGCGCGTTCCCGCCACGTTCTTCGTCCTGCCGGGATTCGACCGCCATGGGCAAGGCCACATGACCATCGACCAGATGCGCGAGGTGCGCGCCGCCGGCATGACCGTGGGCTCGCACACGCTCAACCACGCCCGGTTGCCGTCTCTCATCAGGCAAAACCTGGGCGCGGCGCAGGCGGAGGTGGTGCTGTCGCGGGCCGATCTCGAGCGGGACGTCGACGGCGTCGACTACTTCGCCTATCCGAATGGACTCTACGACGACGACGTGATCCAGCTCGTGCGCGATTCCGGCTATCGCGCGGCGGTCACGACCGTGGCCGGCATGGTGCATTCGCTGGACCGCCGATTCGAGCTGCGCCGCGTGGCCGCGGATGCGTGGGGGTCGCTGGCGGTGACGCGCCGCGCCATCCGCCAGGCGGCCGCCATCGAGGGGGTCGAGTCCCCGATCTGA